Part of the Brevibacillus brevis genome is shown below.
GGCGGATGAGAAGGGAGCTGTCATGCTGACCATGATCTTCTTCCTTTTTTGCTTGGGAAGTCTTGTCTCCTTGCTGCTGTTTCAGGAGCAGGCAGATTACTTGAAGATGAAGGTACAGCATACCGCTGATCTCATCTCGAAAGGGGCCCGTGCCGCAGGCAAATGGGAGTACGTCGACACAGAGGGCGAGAGGCGGACACGGCTGTTTGCCACGACTGGCGAAGCGATTGGATCCGAGGCCGAAATCATTCGCGGAGCCAGGGAAGAAGCGGAAATTTTATGGGGCAACAACCGATCGTCTTTGGAGAAAGGCTTTGACAGGGCCCGCATCACTCATCAAAAGGGTGAGCAGCCGTATTTGTACAGACAAGGCATTTATCATGTGCGGATCGGGGTGGATAGCAACGTGCCCTACCTATGGGACGATGTTGACATCAGAATGGAGCGTGTTTCCCAGTCAGGAGTGTACGACTAATGGCCCGGATCAATTGGAATATGCTGTTATTTTTGTCCTAAACCACCGTGGTAATTTAGAAGTATATTCCAAAGGTGGGGATAGGAGTGAGGGAACAATGCCTTCAAAAATAGTGGATCGGTACAAGCGCATACTGAGCGGAGAACAAAAGCGTTTTTCCCCGTATGAATTTGAAGATGCGCAATACCGAAAGCAAAAAATCCAATTGGTTCTTCGATATGCGATTGAGAATGTAAAAAGGTGGACTCCCGAACAAGCGCGTCGAGAGCTGAGCATTCGGGATGTGAAAGAGCTGAAGCTGCATCTGGTTCGTGAATACATCGAGCCTCCGATCGAAGCCAAGCCGGACGATGTCTACTACATGGTGGAATTCGCCTATCCGTATCTTCCTCGCAGATCCGAACAAGAAAGGGTGCTTTGGGTCTATCAGGAGGTGTTGTCGGGCATACGCCGCCATTTCCCTCCCCTGTATTTTCAAAGCATAAAAGGAGAGGAACGCGCAAAAATTTGTGTGGATTACATGTGCAGCCAATTGATGAAGCTGCCTGACATAAGCGATCTTCCCAGAATATTCAGCAAAACGGAAAGGGCGTACAGTCTACTAAAAAAGTACAAGTTGAAGATTCTCGTGGATACGCTGTATTTCTCGCCGTTTGACATGGTGACAGAAATGTACCCGCACCTGAGCGCCCCTGCTTTGTGGGAAGACGTATAAAAAATATTTGCGTGAGCCTGCTGTCTTTTTTTACGGTAATAGTAGTTTCATTGGCTTATAAGCACATGAAACGGCCGTACTCTACAGGTGAGAGAAGGAGGCGTTGCGAATGGCAACAGTAGAGGCTCACCAGCACAGCTCTGTTACAGTGGAGCAGCTTCTGGGGCGAAAAGTACGCTATCAGAAGCACAAGCCCGGCAGACATCTTTCGTTGGAAAGATTGCCGAGGGAAGCCTTCCAGATCGAAACCGTACATCGGTTTGGAAGGAGAGTCATACTCAATGACGGCTTTATCGTGATGGAGGATGCTCCGACCGTCATGGAGCGCGGGGGAAGGATCGCCCTTCTGCTCGCTACGGGAGAAGAGCTGTATCTCATGGCAGAGTAAGCTCCCAGCGTCGCCTTGCACGGTTGCGTGCGAGGCGATTCCTCCAAAAAAGCCGGGTTGAACCCTTCCAAAAAAGATTTGACGAGTGACGAAAGATGTAGCAAAATGTCTATTAAAACATAAAAATGTAAAAATTTGGGGGTATTTTGTCGTGTTGGCAAAGAGCGCAATCGAATTGGTCAACCGCTGCTACGAGGAGACAAACAGTCTGGTATCACTGGAAGAATTGAAGGAATCTTTCATCATCTTCGTTTTTGGAAACTATCAGGATGAGTTTCTAAAAAAGCATGATCTGGAGACGTTTTACGAGCATCTCGATCAGCTGCAATTAACGAACTGCCGGAAAGATTTTGACAAGGCCGTAGAGGAATGGTACGTCATTCAGTACGGCAGTACAGCCAAAGAAGCGAACTACCATGACATTCTGTTTACCCTTGTAAAGGATGCTGTTGTTCAGTATCAGTCCCAAAATCGGAGCGCATTGATTCGTGATGTGACAAAGATGCTGACGGTTCCGGGCGGGTTCATCGCTCGATGGCAAAGCGGCATTCACCGCGACTCTTCCACACCGACATACTTTAAATACCTGATGAAGCTGGGCATTCGTTCCCACGATGACATTGAGACCTTGGTGGATATGTGGCTTGTCGAATATCCGAATGCCTTTGATAAAAAGCAACAGCAGTTATTCGCCAATCCTCCCAGACGAGGGAGACCAAACAATGTAGAGCTGGCCGTGCTCGTCGATCTGGCGTACAAGTTCAAGCCGGAAATGACCTCACAGGAGCGCGAGCGATTGCGGAAAATTTACTATTATCACCGCAAGTCTCTCACCATAAAGGAAATGGTAGAGAAGTTTAAAAACTATATAAGCAGTAAAACAAAAACAGACGATTCCCAGGTAGGATAGACATGTTTCACCAAGTAAGCCGTTTCGTATCCCGGTTTCGGGACCTGGAACAGCAAGAATTTCTCCACACCCCGGAGGAAGAGCGGCAATGGAGAGCCCTGAAAGACAAGCTGATAGCTCCCCATTCGATAGAAGAGCAACCATACTCGTTCGGTCGCAGCTGCGTTGCGGTCGCCAGCCTGTATCCGCAGGCCGGAGCCAGTTTTATTGCTGCCAACGTCGCTTACGCATGGGCCGGAAAAGGGATTCCTGTCACCCTAAGCGAGATGCCCAACGCCATTTCCTACTATTATTTTGCACTAGACTACGAACGCAGGGTTCACCGATTAGCGAATCCATCTACACCCGCACCGTTGCTCCTCATGCAGAACAACCATCTACGCATCCAGATCGACCCCCCGTTGCTGCAAAACGAATCTTCCCACATCGATCAAGCTCATTGGTTACTACGAACATGTAAAGCCACTCCATTCGTCGTCATTGATGTTTCTTCCCGCTGGAGAGAGGAAGGAACAGCGCAACTGTTCGAATTGGCTGACGAAATCTGGATTGTATTTGATGCTGACCTAGCTCGGCTTACCCGCCTGCTGTTAGTGGAGCCTCCCCCCTCGTGGTGGTTCACGGAACGGAAAAAAATCAAATTGATCGCAAACAAATGGAATGACGGACTGTCCCGTTCCCGTGTTATGAAAAAAATTGAGGGGACCTTTTCCCTGTGGGGTCCGGAATCCGGCCCCGTCAAGGTGGAGCATACTCTATCCCTGATCGACAGTGAAAAGGCGGGGGAGGCGCAAGCTAAAGCAAACCTTCTATTGGAACAATTTCCGGAAGAAGAGCATGAATTTCAGTCGCTGATCCACACGTATAAAGGAAGGTTGTTATGAAAAAGCAAACCTTGTTTTTGATCTGCCTGATCTCCTTTTTACTGGCAGGCTCTTCTTTCTACGCAGCGACCAGGTACATCGATGCACTGGCAGCAGAAGAGCTTTTTGCCCCTGTCGTTAAAGTGGCTCAAGGCAAAGAAATATCGCCGTTTGAACCGATTACGCGGGAAGATGTCGTCCTTGTCTCGGAAGAAACAGACGAAATCCTGCCCAATTCGGCGCGTGACCTGGAGAGTGTCATCGGAAAACGAAGCGTGCAGAGCATGTACGAAGGGGAGCAATTACTTTTAAACAAGCTGACGGATACGCAGCTTCTCCCTGAGAAGGGACAAGCCCGATACGAGTTTCCATTGACGTACATTCAGCCTCTGACGGAGCTCCGCAAGGGGGATCACGTAAAGATATGGGTGAAGTACAAACCCCTGACAGAATTGCAGGGCTTGCCGGATCCAGCCCAGTTCACGAAAACAAATGATACAGCGGAACTGCTTTTCGAAAGCCAGTTGGTGAGCGTGCGAGACAGCAACGGGATTGAAATTTACACCTTGAAACCGAGCATGCTGCCTTCACCCGACCATATGGATGCCGTGTTTAACGGTTCGAAGGAAAAGCCCATCTTGAACAGTGAGAAACGCTATCGCGATTATCGGGTTCAGCCCACAGCCATGCCCGCCTTTGTCGGATTCAATCTGACCGATCGGCAGTATGTCATTCTATCGGAAGCGATGTCCTATGGCATGCTTCAGATCGGGCATATCCTGGATGCGAAGGAGGTTGCTTCATGAAAATTATCGTGTGTTACCCCATGAAGTCGTTGGCAAGAACATATATGCCACACGCTGCCGAGGCTTTAGTAGCGGAATCGGAGGAAGAGTTTTTTCGCTACGTCAAACTGTATCAGCCTGATGCCGCTGTCGTTTTTTCCGAAATGTTCTCCGCGCCGGCCTGGGAGTGGCTCCCAGCTGTAAAAGATTCGCTCCCGGAAAAAGCCTCTCTCCTTGTCATTCCTTTATACCGGGATGAGGCTTTGATCGCCAAAGTAACAGAGGAGATGCATCTTCAAGAGGTATATGTCCTGTCCGCCCAGCTCTCACAGGAAGAAATTCGGGATCAGATCAGCCTTGTGCTGGATATGGTGGATGGAACGCAGGTGAGGCAGGAGACAAATACCAACGGGACCGTCTATGCTTTGATGAGCTACGGATCTTCAGGGATCACTACGTTTTGCATCAATTACCCGATTGTGCTTGCGAGGCGGTATCCGGAAAAGAGAATTGCAGTCCTCGACATGAACGAGGCCAAACCCGATTTATCGCGTTTTTTCAAATTGCATAAGCACCAGCTCGCACTTTTCCGCCCAGATTTTTGGGACAAGGAAAAAGCGCGAAAACGCAATTGGCTGGACGTATGCAAACAGAGTACCCACATGCCCAACTTGTATTACGCCCATGCGGCAAACAAATGGAAGAGCTCGGAGCTCACCAATCTGATTTCTTCGTTTCGAGAGCAGTTTGACTATGTGTACATAGACTGGGGGTACTGCTTCCCGGAGACAGAGGCCATGCAGCGCTTGCTGGACGTGGCTGATCGCAATCTTTTGTTTGTGCGGGCGGATCCGTTTAGTGTCGAGAATGCGAGGGAGTGGATTCGGGCCTGGAAAGACAGAGGAGTTTCGTGCGAGGTCCTCCTCAGTCACATGGACAAGGGACAACCGTTCCGAATCGGCGAAGGCATGTCCTTGTACGGCATCGTTCCTCGCATTTCCGAGGGACGACTCATGCAGGCTCAGTTAAGCAACAGCGTGCTGGTGGAGGAATTTTTTCCGCCCAAGCTTTACGTAACAAGTCTCAAGCATCTGGCAGAGTCTGAATATACGGTGAAAAGCGCGGTGCCGGTCTGATGGATACATTGAAACGATCGTGGACGCAATCGGCTTTGTATGGGGTGGAAAGCCTGAAGCAGGCTGCACGGGATTATCTCAACCATTTTGGCAACACCAAAGAAGAGAAGCTGGAGATGCAGAAGATATTGTCTTCCGCTGAGCAAGGCGATCGAGATAGCCATAATCATATTATTTTGCGCCTGCAGCATTACTTTGAGGAAGTTCTCAAGCGACCGGTTACCGAACAAATTTTGCCCCAAGTCAATGGGTACGAAGGGCTTGTATTTGCTACTTACGGATGGGGAATCCTCGATGCCGTGCTTCACTTGTCTCCTTGGGTGGAGGAAGTGCGAATTTCCGCCAACAGAAAGGTAGCCTACATCGAACATGGCGTGAAAAAATCTCTCGAGTACACACCGACATGGCGGGAAGTAGAAAACCTCCAGCAAAAGCTGACAAATGCCGCAGGGCTTTCCTTCAACGAGAAAAAGCCTCGTTTGAGCGGATACCTCGATTCGATCAAAGCGCGGTTGACCATGTTCACATTCCCGTATTCTCGGGTACCCACGATTCTGGTCAGGAGGTTTACGACCCCTGCCTTTTCACTGGACAGCCTGCGTACCCAACCGCAGCCTACCTTTGATGAAAAGGTGCAATGGCTGATGGAGCAGCAAGTATACGGACGGGGAAACGTGCTGGTGATCGGTCCGATGGCGGCAGGGAAGACGACGTTGATGCTGTGCATGCTCAAACTGAAGGACCCGAGGACGGAATACGTGACCATATTTGAGAGCGAGCACGAGATGCGGTTCGGAGATGTTTGGAGCGGCGAAGTAATCGAACTGCAAAACGTAGAGGAAATTGGGATTGAACTCGCCCACTGCTTCAAAGACATGTACCGTTCCACAGCCAACACCATTTTGATTGGAGAAATCCGGGAGCCGATAGAGGCCTATCATTTCATCAACGCGGGCATCAGAGGGACCGACGCGACGATTGGAGCCATGCACGAACGCTTTCCGCACAAGGCGCTGCAAGATTTGACCGACCTTGTGTATCAGTACGGAGGGCGCAGTATTGAACTGACCCAGGAGAGAATCAGCAGGGCAGTCAATTTCGTCAATTCCCTGACGTATCGCAACGATGGGCATCGCTTTATCGACGCGATTCACGTGACGGAATGGAACGAGACCTTCGGCAGGGTGGATTCGATCCCGCTCGTTTACCGACACAGGCAAACAGGCGTATACGAATGGACTGGCAAGCAGATTGCTCCGGATTTGATTGAGTACATGTGTTATGTAGGAAAGGCGGATATGGACGTGTTAAAAGAATTGCGTTTGACGGATATAGGCAGGCAGCTATGAAATACATGCTGGTCGTCCCCATGTGTCTATGTATTTTCAGTGGATTCTTGTTTCTTGGTCAGTACTTGTACAAGGGATGGTCCGCCCCGAAAGTGTTTTTTCC
Proteins encoded:
- a CDS encoding SAF domain-containing protein, with amino-acid sequence MKKQTLFLICLISFLLAGSSFYAATRYIDALAAEELFAPVVKVAQGKEISPFEPITREDVVLVSEETDEILPNSARDLESVIGKRSVQSMYEGEQLLLNKLTDTQLLPEKGQARYEFPLTYIQPLTELRKGDHVKIWVKYKPLTELQGLPDPAQFTKTNDTAELLFESQLVSVRDSNGIEIYTLKPSMLPSPDHMDAVFNGSKEKPILNSEKRYRDYRVQPTAMPAFVGFNLTDRQYVILSEAMSYGMLQIGHILDAKEVAS
- a CDS encoding ATPase, T2SS/T4P/T4SS family — its product is MDTLKRSWTQSALYGVESLKQAARDYLNHFGNTKEEKLEMQKILSSAEQGDRDSHNHIILRLQHYFEEVLKRPVTEQILPQVNGYEGLVFATYGWGILDAVLHLSPWVEEVRISANRKVAYIEHGVKKSLEYTPTWREVENLQQKLTNAAGLSFNEKKPRLSGYLDSIKARLTMFTFPYSRVPTILVRRFTTPAFSLDSLRTQPQPTFDEKVQWLMEQQVYGRGNVLVIGPMAAGKTTLMLCMLKLKDPRTEYVTIFESEHEMRFGDVWSGEVIELQNVEEIGIELAHCFKDMYRSTANTILIGEIREPIEAYHFINAGIRGTDATIGAMHERFPHKALQDLTDLVYQYGGRSIELTQERISRAVNFVNSLTYRNDGHRFIDAIHVTEWNETFGRVDSIPLVYRHRQTGVYEWTGKQIAPDLIEYMCYVGKADMDVLKELRLTDIGRQL